A single window of Venturia canescens isolate UGA chromosome 3, ASM1945775v1, whole genome shotgun sequence DNA harbors:
- the LOC122408597 gene encoding kxDL motif-containing protein CG10681, producing MAAAQGTPESDAGSFECFQNYTAPEVFVQGLAGIVDQQDVESMIRAQKQMLQRFEKTNEMLTNCNQLSVNRLKSAGVEFKKHTALLAEMKRDLDHIFKRIRIVKNKLSQQYPQAFNEAVRSSLAEEVMVEDLDQGPKPLEPEVVPLPVPVSGINDGDPDSDVPVEEFQFAKLRKRRIKSNDSSSTESNNEHSNADDSSCTSDTP from the exons ATGGCAGCCGCTCAAGGAACCCCGGAATCCGATGCTGGTAGCTttgaatgttttcaaaattacacagCTCCAGAAGTTTTCGTTCAAGGACTTGCAGGCATCGTCGATCAACAAGATGTCGAGTCCATGATACGTGCTCAAAAACAAAT GCTTCAGCGTTTTGAAAAGACAAACGAAATGCTGACAAACTGCAACCAACTGTCAGTTAATAGGCTGAAATCGGCAGGAGTAGAATTTAAAAAGCACACCGCTCTCTTGGCAGAAATGAAACGAGATTTGGATCACATATTCAAGAGAATACGTATCGTCAAAAATAAACTCAGCCAACAGTATCCTCAAGCTTTCAATG AGGCGGTGAGGAGCAGTTTGGCGGAAGAAGTGATGGTAGAAGATTTGGACCAAGGTCCGAAACCCCTGGAGCCAGAAGTGGTGCCTCTGCCTGTTCCTGTTTCCGGTATAAATGATGGCGATCCAGATTCAGACG TTCCAGTCGAGGAGTTTCAGTTCGCAAAGCTGCGCAAAAGACGGATTAAAAGCAACGACAGCTCCTCAACCGAGAGCAACAACGAGCACAGTAACGCTGACGACTCGTCCTGCACTTCGGACACGCCATGA